In a genomic window of Deinococcus aerophilus:
- the surE gene encoding 5'/3'-nucleotidase SurE yields MSDPASPRPRILVSNDDGIFSPGIKALGLAMSEFADVTVVAPDVEQSAVGHGITIRRPLRFKHTAAAGFGDLPAYRVDGTPADCVVLGVHLLGRPDLVVSGINLGPNLGDDLTHSGTVAAAIEGLALGLPSIAFSQQSGPDGEYDFAVGAAYAARLARQVLSRGLPPRTLLNVNFPSRAAVGVRVTRVGRHQWEDRIVTRQDPEGREYHWVAGTSRAADAHEDDTDYGAVQAGLISVTPVRLELTAHDLLDEVTGYLPEL; encoded by the coding sequence ATGAGCGATCCTGCTTCCCCCCGGCCCCGCATCCTGGTGTCCAACGACGACGGCATCTTCTCGCCGGGCATCAAGGCCCTGGGCCTTGCCATGAGCGAGTTCGCCGACGTGACGGTGGTGGCCCCCGACGTGGAACAGTCGGCGGTGGGCCACGGCATCACCATCCGCCGTCCGTTGCGCTTCAAGCACACCGCCGCGGCGGGTTTCGGCGACCTGCCGGCCTACCGGGTGGACGGCACACCCGCCGACTGCGTGGTGCTGGGCGTGCATCTGCTTGGGCGGCCTGATCTGGTGGTCAGCGGCATCAATCTGGGTCCCAACCTGGGCGACGACCTGACCCACAGCGGCACGGTGGCCGCCGCCATCGAGGGTCTGGCGCTGGGCCTGCCCTCCATTGCCTTCAGCCAGCAGAGCGGCCCGGACGGCGAGTACGACTTCGCGGTCGGGGCCGCCTACGCCGCGCGGCTGGCCCGTCAGGTGCTCTCCCGCGGCCTGCCCCCCCGCACGCTGCTGAACGTGAACTTTCCCAGCCGCGCGGCGGTCGGCGTGCGTGTGACCCGGGTGGGCCGCCACCAGTGGGAAGACCGCATTGTGACCCGCCAGGACCCCGAGGGCCGCGAGTACCACTGGGTCGCCGGGACCAGCCGCGCCGCCGACGCCCACGAGGACGACACAGACTACGGTGCGGTGCAGGCCGGGCTGATCAGCGTGACCCCGGTGCGCCTGGAGCTGACCGCCCATGACCTGCTGGACGAGGTAACGGGTTACCTGCCGGAACTCTAG
- a CDS encoding tetratricopeptide repeat protein yields the protein MSTPKRRPSARLLLGTLLALGLSAAPAVAQTAPDAPAGQPAFVPQPVTYASAAEAANQARDLAARARTTYPRGSANIDQTLWKQAAGAAEAAVSAEPNNPEYLKLRAQIYTEVGFWRQAELGWNAYFKVAPVRAGSPEATAAATAQYNLGYAAYVRNQPDVAATSFGQCLQLDPQNAQCATWAARTALESGEYARAQALYTLALKLNPGDKTLTYFQDLARRAGTYGPAATRAFSRAYSELDAGRQAQALAGFQEAARAAPNFAEAWRQAGRLALTLGNAQAALAAYQGVTALPEANDADKYNLAFAQEGAQYGLDAVRVFRAAYSQYASGNKAAAQSGFLNAASQNPNYAKAWAWLGRTRYEAGNYAGAAEAYGRAVALDPSDKSSAYYLKLAQQGK from the coding sequence ATGTCGACCCCCAAACGCCGCCCGTCCGCCCGCCTGTTGCTGGGGACCCTGCTCGCCCTGGGCCTGAGCGCCGCGCCCGCCGTGGCCCAGACGGCCCCGGACGCCCCGGCAGGCCAGCCGGCCTTCGTCCCCCAGCCCGTGACGTATGCCAGCGCCGCCGAGGCCGCCAATCAGGCCCGCGATCTGGCGGCCCGCGCCCGCACCACGTACCCGCGCGGCAGCGCCAACATCGACCAGACGCTGTGGAAACAGGCTGCGGGCGCCGCCGAGGCCGCCGTGAGCGCCGAGCCGAACAATCCCGAGTACCTCAAGCTGCGCGCCCAGATCTACACCGAGGTGGGCTTCTGGCGGCAGGCGGAACTGGGCTGGAACGCCTACTTCAAGGTGGCGCCCGTCCGCGCCGGCAGCCCCGAGGCCACTGCCGCCGCCACCGCGCAGTACAACCTGGGCTACGCGGCGTATGTCCGCAACCAGCCGGACGTGGCCGCCACATCCTTCGGGCAGTGCCTGCAGCTTGACCCGCAGAACGCCCAGTGCGCGACCTGGGCCGCCCGCACCGCGCTGGAAAGTGGGGAGTACGCCCGGGCGCAGGCCCTGTACACCCTGGCCCTGAAGCTGAATCCCGGCGACAAGACGCTGACGTACTTTCAGGACCTCGCGCGCCGGGCCGGTACCTACGGCCCGGCCGCCACCCGCGCCTTCAGCCGCGCGTACAGCGAACTGGATGCCGGACGTCAGGCGCAGGCGCTCGCCGGGTTTCAGGAGGCCGCCCGCGCCGCCCCCAACTTTGCCGAGGCTTGGCGGCAGGCCGGGCGGCTGGCGCTGACGCTGGGCAACGCCCAGGCGGCGCTGGCGGCGTATCAGGGGGTCACGGCGCTGCCCGAGGCCAACGACGCCGACAAGTACAATCTGGCCTTCGCGCAGGAAGGAGCGCAGTACGGCCTGGACGCGGTGCGCGTTTTCCGCGCGGCCTACAGCCAGTACGCCAGCGGCAACAAGGCGGCGGCCCAGAGCGGCTTCCTGAACGCCGCCAGCCAGAACCCGAACTACGCCAAGGCCTGGGCGTGGCTGGGCCGCACCCGCTACGAGGCGGGCAACTACGCCGGGGCTGCCGAGGCCTATGGCCGCGCCGTGGCCCTGGACCCCAGCGACAAATCCAGCGCGTACTACCTGAAACTCGCCCAACAGGGCAAGTAG
- a CDS encoding antibiotic biosynthesis monooxygenase family protein: MNTVHYAEARGEHAGAALRGFLHHLPTRPGFLGAELLSSPDQPGLYLVASRWAGPVPLLDIPEGTRAWTFTVLDAR; this comes from the coding sequence ATGAACACGGTTCATTACGCAGAGGCGCGTGGAGAACACGCCGGGGCAGCGCTGCGCGGCTTTCTGCATCACCTGCCCACCCGGCCCGGCTTTCTGGGCGCCGAGCTGCTGTCCAGTCCGGATCAGCCGGGGCTGTATCTGGTTGCCAGCCGCTGGGCCGGCCCGGTGCCGCTGCTGGACATTCCAGAGGGCACCAGGGCGTGGACCTTCACGGTGCTGGACGCCCGCTGA
- a CDS encoding DsbA family protein, whose amino-acid sequence MTPPQMAPGTTDVFFDFLCPYAWRGVELAEALREPDTSFRLRHFSLVQGNHPGNAGQAEPRWWLTDQPIGEGSHAQQASLRAFLAAGAAARQGEERSWAFTLDLLRAVHEHKKPLDEDTVQAAARAAGLDAGQFAADRADECGLRARLRTDLVEAAGIGVFGTPTFVSPEGSAAYYRFENLTRDPATARQWWTLYGEVLRSGAGIATVKRARHRPAHKTDQPAPPFLAGQPA is encoded by the coding sequence ATGACTCCGCCGCAGATGGCCCCCGGCACCACCGACGTGTTCTTCGATTTCCTGTGCCCGTACGCGTGGCGCGGTGTGGAACTGGCGGAAGCGCTGCGTGAACCGGACACCTCCTTCCGGCTGCGGCATTTCTCGCTGGTGCAGGGCAACCACCCCGGCAACGCGGGGCAGGCGGAGCCGCGGTGGTGGCTTACCGATCAGCCCATAGGCGAGGGCAGCCACGCCCAGCAGGCCAGCCTGCGGGCCTTCCTGGCGGCGGGCGCGGCAGCCCGGCAGGGGGAGGAGCGGAGCTGGGCCTTTACGCTGGACCTCCTGCGGGCGGTCCATGAACACAAGAAGCCGCTGGATGAGGACACGGTGCAGGCAGCGGCGCGGGCCGCCGGGCTGGACGCTGGGCAGTTTGCCGCCGACCGCGCCGACGAATGCGGCCTGCGCGCCCGCCTGCGGACCGATCTGGTCGAGGCCGCCGGGATCGGGGTGTTCGGCACGCCCACCTTCGTGTCGCCTGAGGGCAGCGCCGCGTACTACCGCTTCGAGAACCTGACCCGTGACCCCGCGACGGCGCGGCAGTGGTGGACTCTGTACGGCGAGGTACTGAGGTCGGGAGCGGGCATCGCCACCGTCAAGCGGGCGAGGCACCGTCCGGCCCACAAGACGGATCAGCCGGCGCCCCCGTTCCTGGCCGGGCAGCCGGCGTGA